Proteins encoded by one window of Papio anubis isolate 15944 chromosome 7, Panubis1.0, whole genome shotgun sequence:
- the TEX22 gene encoding testis-expressed protein 22 isoform X1 translates to MGGLGLHPTSCCSFPQISEVWTSSLLGLEMDSRKLSPQGKKLESHFSQEHRRPPLGPTASWGQPSTQSSAQQGLQTQDWVCEPPERRRPGRHWSVSIDERRRLAMLGGRERPGAAGAPLHCRDIVQMVAQLVSEDVDKDVLFPHPLRSTESTNAFQAFLARSAPFWHNATFEARASRSPPS, encoded by the exons ATGGGTGGCCTTGGGCTCCACCCCACCTCATGCTGCTCGTTCCCCCAGATCTCAGAGGTGTGGACAAGCAGCCTACTAGGGCTAGAGATGGACAGCAGGAAGCTGTCCCCTCAGGGGAAGAAGCTGGAGTCGCACTTCTCCCAAGAGCACAGGCGACCCCCACTGGGCCCGACAGCATCCTGGGGCCAGCCCAGTACCCAGAGCAGCGCTCAGCAGGGACTGCAGACTCAGGACTGG GTGTGCGAGCCGCCGGAGCGCAGGCGCCCGGGCCGCCACTGGAGCGTCAGCATCGACGAGCGCCGGCGGCTGGCCATGCTGGGCGGCCGGGAGAGGCCGGGCGCCGCCGGGGCCCCGCTACACTGCAGG GACATCGTGCAGATGGTAGCCCAGCTGGTGTCAGAGGACGTGGACAAGGACGTGCTGTTTCCCCACCCGCTGAGGTCCACCGAGTCCACCAACGCCTTCCAGGCCTTCCTGGCGCGGAGTGCGCCTTTCTGGCATAATGCGACTTTCGAGGCCCGGGCCTCGAGGTCACCCCCTTCCTAA
- the TEX22 gene encoding testis-expressed protein 22 isoform X2, translating into MDSRKLSPQGKKLESHFSQEHRRPPLGPTASWGQPSTQSSAQQGLQTQDWVCEPPERRRPGRHWSVSIDERRRLAMLGGRERPGAAGAPLHCRDIVQMVAQLVSEDVDKDVLFPHPLRSTESTNAFQAFLARSAPFWHNATFEARASRSPPS; encoded by the exons ATGGACAGCAGGAAGCTGTCCCCTCAGGGGAAGAAGCTGGAGTCGCACTTCTCCCAAGAGCACAGGCGACCCCCACTGGGCCCGACAGCATCCTGGGGCCAGCCCAGTACCCAGAGCAGCGCTCAGCAGGGACTGCAGACTCAGGACTGG GTGTGCGAGCCGCCGGAGCGCAGGCGCCCGGGCCGCCACTGGAGCGTCAGCATCGACGAGCGCCGGCGGCTGGCCATGCTGGGCGGCCGGGAGAGGCCGGGCGCCGCCGGGGCCCCGCTACACTGCAGG GACATCGTGCAGATGGTAGCCCAGCTGGTGTCAGAGGACGTGGACAAGGACGTGCTGTTTCCCCACCCGCTGAGGTCCACCGAGTCCACCAACGCCTTCCAGGCCTTCCTGGCGCGGAGTGCGCCTTTCTGGCATAATGCGACTTTCGAGGCCCGGGCCTCGAGGTCACCCCCTTCCTAA